A part of Desulfomicrobium apsheronum genomic DNA contains:
- a CDS encoding Rpn family recombination-promoting nuclease/putative transposase, whose protein sequence is MQMVNNIHDALFRETMSHKDVAADFMRQYLPEAVVRHVRLETLAICKDTFVAPDQTMHHSDLLYEVRLSGDRPAYVYFLFEHKSTPDRFVALQVLRYMLEIWELARKQRKARRILPLIIPIVVYHGKTRQRAVHLGELVALPDAGFKAYVPDFALAFHDFSPGSEERIKGSIILRLLLTCFRAKNDPRAIEHLLDIYRVLSELDDDEPSLRWVQVIFRYLTQTMDIEENVMHDAAEMLLSSTKKGTIMTLAERLLHRGKQEGRQEGRQEGRQEGRQEGRQEGRLMVLQRQLTKRFGQDVLDIRVQERLRMATPEQLDLWAERILDARAFEDVFSDSPEDPS, encoded by the coding sequence ATGCAAATGGTCAACAACATTCACGACGCGCTCTTTCGCGAAACCATGAGTCACAAGGATGTCGCTGCGGATTTCATGCGTCAGTATTTGCCGGAGGCCGTCGTCAGGCATGTTCGTCTTGAAACCCTGGCCATCTGCAAGGACACCTTCGTGGCCCCGGATCAGACCATGCACCATTCGGATCTGCTCTACGAGGTCCGGCTGAGCGGTGACAGACCCGCCTATGTCTATTTCCTGTTCGAGCACAAAAGCACCCCCGACCGTTTCGTGGCCCTGCAGGTGCTGCGCTACATGCTCGAAATCTGGGAACTGGCCCGCAAGCAGCGCAAAGCGCGCAGGATCCTGCCGCTCATCATCCCCATCGTCGTATATCACGGCAAAACCAGGCAGCGTGCTGTTCACTTGGGCGAGCTCGTGGCTTTGCCGGACGCCGGTTTCAAGGCGTATGTTCCGGATTTTGCCTTGGCTTTCCATGATTTTTCTCCTGGATCCGAGGAACGCATCAAGGGCTCCATCATATTGCGTCTGCTGCTGACCTGTTTTCGCGCCAAGAACGATCCACGGGCCATCGAGCATCTGCTCGACATCTACCGGGTCCTGAGCGAGCTTGATGACGATGAACCGTCTCTGCGCTGGGTCCAGGTCATCTTCCGTTATCTGACCCAGACCATGGACATCGAGGAAAACGTTATGCATGATGCAGCCGAAATGCTACTTTCATCAACCAAGAAGGGTACAATCATGACGCTTGCCGAACGTCTGCTTCACAGGGGAAAACAGGAGGGTCGTCAGGAAGGTCGTCAGGAAGGTCGTCAGGAGGGTCGCCAGGAAGGCCGCCAGGAAGGTCGTTTGATGGTTCTGCAGCGTCAACTTACCAAGCGTTTTGGACAGGATGTTCTGGATATCCGGGTCCAGGAACGTTTGCGCATGGCCACGCCCGAACAGCTCGACCTCTGGGCCGAGCGCATCCTTGATGCCCGGGCCTTCGAGGATGTTTTCAGTGATTCTCCTGAAGATCCGTCCTGA
- a CDS encoding tyrosine-type recombinase/integrase, whose protein sequence is MLTTKEIEKALRAGKNVILTDDAPRGGGKLVFRLRGGAAAWLFQYFLRGKRKFIKVGSVESKSLSEARAAIEPLRAILDNGLDPQAELEREAREKSEQELQHRAMGSVESMFADYVRHLKDQGKSSWPEVQRALLSGKYPAADTLGRDTKAKDVSVGDVASLLRETAARGEVMAARLRAYLSAAFNSALTVEHDWRVKNPSGVVYGLESNPVAATPRGGQNVGKRALSVEELGQVWRELPMKTSFLLGNCFKLIIAVGGARPLEVLHSKWDEFDLDGKVWHLPGERTKNSRDHDLPLSKRALEVLRELKAKSCSEYLFPSAHDAGKPVPIASLAKAVTRFCDGSERDGRRMDHWTPRDLRRTVRTRLGDVGVSGHVMDCFLNHGLTASVGGKHYDRSQHMAEKTRALAMWDSILDRALGQAEASKVINISR, encoded by the coding sequence ATGCTGACCACAAAGGAGATCGAGAAGGCCCTTCGGGCCGGAAAAAATGTGATCTTGACCGACGATGCGCCCCGAGGAGGAGGCAAGCTGGTTTTCCGGCTTCGCGGCGGTGCGGCGGCCTGGTTGTTTCAGTATTTTCTGCGCGGCAAGCGCAAGTTCATCAAGGTTGGATCTGTGGAATCCAAGTCCTTGTCCGAAGCCCGGGCCGCAATTGAGCCTCTGCGCGCCATCCTGGACAATGGGCTGGACCCCCAGGCCGAGTTGGAGCGTGAAGCGCGAGAGAAGTCGGAGCAGGAACTCCAACACCGAGCCATGGGGTCCGTGGAAAGCATGTTTGCGGATTACGTCAGACATCTCAAGGATCAGGGCAAATCGTCCTGGCCGGAAGTGCAGAGAGCGCTGCTGAGTGGCAAATACCCTGCTGCCGACACACTTGGGAGGGATACCAAGGCCAAGGATGTCTCGGTCGGGGACGTGGCCAGTCTTCTGCGCGAGACCGCAGCTCGGGGCGAAGTCATGGCGGCCCGGCTTCGAGCGTACTTGTCCGCTGCCTTCAATTCGGCTCTGACTGTTGAGCACGACTGGCGGGTTAAGAACCCCTCCGGCGTCGTTTATGGTTTGGAGTCCAATCCTGTGGCTGCCACACCTCGGGGTGGGCAGAACGTGGGCAAGCGCGCCCTCTCCGTTGAAGAACTGGGCCAAGTGTGGCGCGAGTTGCCCATGAAGACCAGCTTTTTGCTGGGAAACTGCTTTAAGCTTATCATTGCCGTGGGTGGTGCCCGCCCCCTGGAAGTTCTGCATTCAAAATGGGACGAGTTCGACCTCGATGGCAAGGTGTGGCACCTTCCAGGAGAACGGACCAAAAATAGCCGCGACCATGATTTGCCGTTGTCAAAAAGGGCGCTGGAAGTCTTGCGTGAACTGAAGGCAAAAAGTTGTTCAGAGTATCTGTTCCCCTCGGCCCACGATGCCGGAAAGCCTGTGCCCATTGCTAGCCTCGCTAAGGCAGTCACTCGGTTCTGCGACGGTAGCGAGAGGGACGGGCGTCGTATGGATCACTGGACGCCTCGGGATCTTCGGCGCACCGTTCGCACCAGACTCGGGGATGTCGGGGTCTCGGGACATGTGATGGACTGCTTTTTGAATCACGGATTGACCGCCAGTGTCGGCGGGAAGCACTACGACAGGTCACAGCATATGGCGGAAAAAACTCGCGCCCTGGCCATGTGGGATTCGATCCTGGACAGGGCCTTAGGCCAAGCAGAGGCCAGCAAGGTCATCAATATTTCAAGGTAG
- a CDS encoding SOS response-associated peptidase, translated as MASLHFIAVGPGPYGPGNDAGHLELNGPRWGLIPHWWKKDVSPSLTFNARSEDAIEKPTWRHSLRSMRCLMPARGWYEWNENEQVRNEGGRKVKQPYFISLPDSDVIAFAGLWAVWQGQDGAQVLSCALMSKTAAPSIAHIHDRMPVVLKQEHFAAWLDPKTQRQDVQESLSDALSDFMSYPVSTKVNNARNDFPELLEPSTPI; from the coding sequence ATGGCATCTTTGCATTTTATTGCTGTTGGCCCTGGCCCGTATGGGCCAGGTAATGATGCCGGGCATCTGGAACTGAACGGCCCCAGGTGGGGCCTCATCCCTCACTGGTGGAAGAAAGACGTCTCGCCGTCGCTGACCTTCAACGCGCGCTCCGAGGATGCCATCGAGAAGCCGACCTGGCGCCACAGCCTGCGCAGCATGCGGTGCCTGATGCCCGCACGGGGATGGTATGAGTGGAACGAGAATGAGCAGGTCAGGAACGAGGGCGGCCGGAAGGTCAAACAGCCCTACTTCATCTCACTGCCCGACTCGGACGTTATTGCCTTCGCAGGCCTTTGGGCTGTCTGGCAGGGCCAAGACGGCGCCCAAGTCCTTTCATGCGCGCTGATGTCCAAGACAGCCGCCCCCTCCATCGCCCACATCCACGACCGAATGCCCGTCGTTCTCAAACAGGAACACTTTGCAGCCTGGCTCGACCCGAAGACTCAGAGGCAGGACGTCCAAGAGAGCCTCTCTGACGCCCTTTCGGACTTTATGAGCTATCCTGTGAGCACGAAGGTCAACAATGCCCGCAACGACTTCCCGGAGCTGCTGGAGCCCTCGACACCAATCTGA
- a CDS encoding ADP-ribosylglycohydrolase family protein, whose product MQPQEDIMLGAIAGDIIGSIYERHNTTRYDFELFTKHSTFTDDTVMTVAMMDHILSRDDLNDTIRKWYSRYPRRGYGPGFRAWIGGHAKGMSRGNGAAMRTSPWAWMPYPREEMMENVERCARVTHDSPDGIAGAIAVADVIRDIRDGFGKKMTRNGMEGFADGYERLRWPPRIKQPGGLARESVPVALAAALNSTSFEDAIRKAVSAGGDSDTIASIAGAVAEAIYGRLPDDILYEIRDRLPSDLMNVVDAFYYNWVDPDIAYPRTLREGDESGSAPPSDPIYRRGFAFGIIGGRR is encoded by the coding sequence ATGCAACCGCAGGAGGACATCATGCTGGGAGCCATCGCCGGAGACATCATCGGAAGCATCTACGAGCGGCACAACACCACCCGCTATGACTTCGAACTCTTCACCAAGCACTCCACCTTTACCGACGACACGGTCATGACCGTCGCCATGATGGATCACATCCTGTCCCGTGATGACCTAAATGACACGATCAGGAAGTGGTATTCGCGCTATCCCCGGAGAGGTTACGGGCCCGGGTTCCGCGCCTGGATCGGCGGGCACGCCAAGGGCATGAGCCGGGGCAACGGCGCTGCCATGCGGACCAGTCCCTGGGCCTGGATGCCCTATCCCCGGGAAGAGATGATGGAGAACGTCGAGCGGTGTGCCCGTGTCACCCACGACAGCCCTGACGGCATTGCAGGCGCCATCGCCGTCGCGGATGTCATCCGTGATATTCGGGACGGATTCGGAAAGAAAATGACAAGGAACGGCATGGAGGGCTTTGCAGATGGGTATGAGAGGCTGCGATGGCCTCCCAGGATCAAGCAGCCTGGTGGCCTGGCCAGGGAATCCGTCCCCGTGGCCCTGGCGGCCGCGCTGAACTCCACGAGCTTCGAGGACGCCATCAGGAAAGCGGTAAGCGCCGGCGGCGACTCAGACACCATCGCGTCTATTGCCGGGGCTGTGGCCGAGGCCATCTATGGCCGCCTACCCGACGACATCCTGTACGAGATCCGCGACCGGTTGCCTTCGGACTTGATGAACGTCGTCGACGCCTTCTACTACAACTGGGTGGACCCGGACATCGCTTACCCCAGGACGCTCAGGGAGGGCGATGAGTCCGGCTCGGCCCCGCCCAGCGACCCGATATACCGGAGGGGCTTTGCGTTCGGCATTATTGGTGGCCGACGATAA
- a CDS encoding PIN domain-containing protein, which yields MSSRIVPLSVLETFNQNQGRMAISSIIFAELAHGVKKSANPARNLSMVEDFVSRLDVLPYDDRTAWQYGIIRAALERQGTPIGVNDLHIPGHARNLGMIIVTNNLREFERVSGISEVNWVQEEHRLAWPCPITIHYSRSFPTYLGRNYFSSTLNLFIPKFRDGLGYLLVRSSLLSFRKPST from the coding sequence ATGTCATCAAGAATCGTCCCCCTGTCTGTACTTGAAACCTTCAACCAGAACCAAGGTCGCATGGCCATCTCTTCCATAATCTTTGCGGAGCTTGCGCACGGAGTGAAAAAAAGCGCCAACCCGGCTCGAAACCTGTCCATGGTGGAAGACTTTGTCAGCCGTCTCGACGTGCTCCCCTACGACGACAGGACCGCCTGGCAATACGGCATCATCCGCGCCGCCCTGGAGCGACAGGGAACGCCCATCGGCGTCAACGATCTGCACATCCCAGGCCACGCCCGCAACCTGGGCATGATCATCGTCACCAACAATCTGCGGGAATTCGAACGGGTTTCGGGAATCAGCGAGGTAAATTGGGTGCAAGAAGAGCATCGATTGGCTTGGCCCTGCCCAATCACCATTCACTATTCACGATCTTTTCCCACATACTTGGGCAGGAATTACTTTTCTTCGACCTTGAATTTGTTCATCCCGAAATTCCGCGACGGGTTGGGGTATTTGCTGGTCAGGAGCAGCTTGTTGTCCTTCAGGAAGCCCAGTACGTGA
- a CDS encoding DUF3987 domain-containing protein translates to MNSQTSKFLSPIIGQIPHALKALGRWFVWEAVPKDDRVDKVPHNHRTRHSCNAHDPVIWSSFKDIIVAHAGGGWSGIGVLPGEGVLGVDLDKCRDPETGAVESWAQEIVDRIGSYTETSPSGTGVRVFVRGTAPGSRKKRGRIEMYNGEGGNFLTVTGHAIPGSATDVVENQAGVDWLYRTHLAGDEKSVEATSVIAGESRLTDEEVLDAIRASAQGEKFAALYDDGDWENYDYPSQSEADMALMSMLAWWTGSDPEQMERIFSDSQLALREKWQDREDYRKSTIAGAVKANGGKHFCGQGPSMTPEDAFAEVETTAQPAQGQAWPDYVPFAEDPPEMPRGVLPGLLGEFVEALSEAIQTPRELAAINSLGVVALAVQSCGVVRVKPDYHEPLNIYGLVASEPGERKSAVVSACKAPLVEWEQKQAQNLREEIRRANSFKRTADKAIEAARQRAARSKSSQELEAAQAEIFAMETESPVVPVPPRLLCDDITPEALAEALAQHGESLGILEAEGGLFEKLNGLYTKGVPNIDIVLKSFGGEPVSVDRKSKEPILLQRPKLTLVLTPQPIVLADALGNRAFMGRGLVARFMLVLPRSRVGFRINSGTLDKALAARWDLFISSLLDTSVGIEPREIPLSGKAFRLWLSFTDSVEKAQRTGGEFEHIRPWASKLSGLTVRIAGLFSVVERSEVSPAQISEATMARAVQFAEWLAQHAKHVFGAFSTEGVLGVAKAVLEWLQREQREEATGREIFKALRGRYPTMKELRPGLDELLDRGALVRDYRGASSVGRKKEVYLVNPEVHQNKVAEPDLVNPEVHQTQTAEPDLDYSDL, encoded by the coding sequence ATGAATTCTCAGACCTCTAAATTTCTGAGTCCAATAATCGGCCAGATCCCGCATGCCCTCAAGGCCCTGGGCCGCTGGTTCGTTTGGGAGGCTGTGCCGAAAGACGACCGAGTTGACAAGGTACCTCACAACCACAGGACCCGTCACTCCTGCAACGCGCACGATCCGGTTATTTGGTCATCCTTCAAGGACATCATTGTCGCCCATGCTGGAGGCGGCTGGAGCGGCATAGGCGTTCTTCCTGGGGAAGGCGTCCTTGGTGTTGACCTCGACAAATGCCGCGATCCCGAGACCGGAGCCGTTGAGTCTTGGGCGCAGGAGATCGTTGACCGGATCGGCAGCTACACTGAGACGTCCCCAAGCGGCACAGGGGTGCGCGTCTTCGTGCGCGGCACAGCACCTGGGTCACGGAAGAAGCGCGGCAGGATCGAGATGTACAATGGCGAGGGTGGGAATTTCCTGACCGTGACGGGTCACGCCATTCCAGGCTCCGCAACGGATGTGGTGGAGAACCAGGCCGGCGTCGATTGGCTCTACAGAACCCACCTGGCCGGTGACGAGAAGTCGGTTGAGGCCACTTCTGTGATCGCTGGAGAGTCCCGGTTGACCGACGAGGAGGTGCTCGATGCCATAAGGGCCAGCGCCCAGGGCGAGAAGTTTGCGGCGCTGTACGATGACGGAGACTGGGAGAACTATGACTACCCATCGCAAAGCGAGGCCGATATGGCTTTGATGTCCATGCTGGCCTGGTGGACCGGGTCCGATCCTGAACAGATGGAGCGAATCTTCTCAGACTCGCAACTGGCCCTACGGGAAAAGTGGCAGGATCGGGAGGATTACCGAAAAAGCACCATCGCCGGAGCCGTCAAAGCAAACGGAGGTAAGCACTTCTGTGGTCAAGGTCCGTCTATGACGCCCGAGGATGCCTTCGCGGAGGTCGAGACCACCGCGCAGCCTGCGCAAGGGCAGGCATGGCCCGACTACGTTCCCTTCGCCGAGGACCCTCCGGAAATGCCCCGAGGTGTCCTGCCCGGGCTGCTCGGAGAGTTCGTCGAGGCCTTGAGCGAGGCCATCCAGACTCCCCGAGAACTGGCGGCCATCAATTCCCTTGGCGTGGTCGCCCTGGCCGTCCAGAGCTGCGGCGTGGTGCGCGTTAAGCCGGACTACCACGAGCCTCTCAACATCTATGGACTTGTCGCGTCTGAGCCCGGAGAAAGGAAAAGTGCCGTAGTTTCGGCGTGCAAGGCGCCGCTTGTTGAGTGGGAACAGAAACAGGCTCAGAACCTGCGTGAGGAGATCCGAAGGGCCAACAGCTTTAAGAGAACCGCGGATAAGGCCATCGAGGCGGCTCGGCAGCGAGCGGCGCGTTCAAAGTCCTCCCAGGAGTTGGAAGCTGCCCAGGCCGAGATATTCGCCATGGAGACAGAGTCGCCCGTGGTGCCCGTCCCGCCCCGATTGTTATGCGACGACATCACACCGGAAGCCCTGGCCGAAGCTTTGGCCCAACACGGAGAGTCCTTGGGCATCCTCGAAGCGGAGGGCGGCCTTTTCGAGAAGCTGAACGGGTTGTACACTAAGGGCGTCCCCAACATCGACATAGTGCTCAAATCATTCGGCGGCGAACCCGTTTCGGTGGATCGCAAGAGTAAGGAGCCCATCCTCTTGCAGCGGCCCAAACTTACCTTGGTCCTGACCCCCCAACCCATTGTATTGGCCGACGCACTGGGAAACCGCGCATTCATGGGGCGCGGTCTGGTCGCTAGATTCATGTTGGTCCTGCCCCGGTCCAGGGTTGGATTCCGCATCAACAGCGGAACTCTGGACAAAGCCCTGGCCGCACGGTGGGATCTCTTCATCAGTAGTCTGCTGGACACTTCGGTCGGTATCGAGCCCCGCGAGATTCCGCTGTCAGGGAAGGCGTTCCGCCTATGGTTGTCCTTTACCGACAGTGTTGAGAAGGCCCAGCGCACTGGAGGCGAATTCGAGCACATCAGACCTTGGGCAAGCAAGCTGAGCGGGCTCACCGTACGTATCGCCGGACTCTTTTCCGTTGTGGAGCGCAGTGAAGTCTCACCGGCCCAGATCAGCGAAGCGACCATGGCGAGAGCTGTGCAGTTCGCTGAATGGCTCGCGCAACATGCGAAGCACGTCTTCGGCGCGTTCAGCACGGAAGGGGTGCTTGGGGTCGCCAAGGCGGTTCTCGAGTGGCTCCAGCGCGAACAGCGAGAGGAGGCCACAGGCCGAGAGATCTTCAAAGCCCTGCGCGGCCGATATCCCACCATGAAGGAGTTGCGCCCTGGCCTGGACGAACTGCTCGACCGTGGAGCCTTAGTTCGTGACTACAGAGGGGCATCATCAGTCGGACGGAAAAAGGAAGTGTATCTGGTCAACCCTGAGGTCCATCAGAACAAGGTGGCAGAGCCCGATCTGGTCAACCCCGAGGTTCATCAGACCCAGACGGCAGAGCCAGATCTGGACTATAGCGACCTATAA
- a CDS encoding HD-GYP domain-containing protein, with protein sequence MVEDETHIFGRITALADVFDALSCDRVYKRAWPLNEVLDYLREKRGRQFDPFLVDIFLENLDEILAIRVAYPD encoded by the coding sequence TTGGTCGAGGACGAGACGCATATTTTCGGACGCATCACGGCCCTGGCCGATGTTTTTGACGCGCTCTCCTGCGACCGGGTCTACAAGAGGGCGTGGCCACTGAACGAGGTCCTGGACTATCTTAGGGAGAAGAGGGGCAGGCAGTTCGATCCGTTCCTGGTGGACATTTTTCTGGAGAATCTGGACGAGATACTGGCCATCCGGGTCGCGTATCCGGACTAG
- a CDS encoding response regulator: MKSEHAMEEVHFADETPPLKSESEGMWKVMIVDDDDFVHKVTELTLGDYHYQNTPVQYLHAYSGAEARALLREHPDTAVILLDVVMETENAGLEFARHVRKEANNSFVRIILRTGQPGQAPERKVITEYDINDYKHKAELSEQRLFTAITAAIRSYRDLRTIELGRLGLQEVICASAALFSAGSVQDFFVLALEHILRTGRCAGACCRENGLVALGTDEGFEILESRGLNPGPENVPDGRLRELFERANREGRVLVLDQEFAARFFNSHTDQDFFFYVFFGRPLSETEQGLLHILGGNIAVALSNLFLTEEIVATQREVVLTLGEVVETRSKETAHHVKRVAEYSYVLAVKAGLSDERARLLRMASPMHDVGKIGIPDSILFKPGKLTDDEFSIIKTHTVIGHSILKGSPRRIMRTAATIALQHHEHWDGGGYPPRVGRGRDAYFRTHHGPGRCF, encoded by the coding sequence ATGAAAAGCGAGCATGCGATGGAAGAAGTTCACTTTGCAGACGAAACTCCTCCCCTGAAATCCGAGAGCGAAGGGATGTGGAAGGTCATGATCGTGGATGATGACGACTTCGTGCACAAGGTCACGGAGCTTACCCTTGGCGACTATCATTACCAGAACACTCCCGTGCAATATCTGCACGCCTATTCCGGCGCCGAGGCGCGGGCGCTCCTGCGCGAGCATCCGGATACGGCCGTGATTCTGCTCGACGTGGTCATGGAGACGGAAAACGCGGGGCTTGAGTTCGCCAGGCACGTGCGCAAGGAGGCCAACAACTCCTTCGTGCGCATCATCCTGCGCACGGGCCAGCCCGGGCAGGCCCCCGAGCGCAAGGTCATCACCGAATACGACATCAACGATTACAAGCACAAGGCGGAGCTGAGCGAGCAGCGCCTGTTCACGGCCATCACCGCAGCCATTCGCTCCTACCGCGACCTGCGCACCATCGAGCTTGGCCGCCTGGGATTGCAGGAGGTCATCTGCGCTTCTGCGGCCCTGTTCTCGGCCGGCTCGGTGCAGGATTTCTTTGTCCTGGCCCTGGAGCACATCCTGCGCACCGGGCGCTGCGCCGGGGCGTGCTGCCGAGAGAACGGGCTGGTGGCGCTGGGCACAGACGAGGGGTTTGAAATTCTGGAGTCGCGCGGGCTGAACCCCGGTCCCGAAAACGTCCCGGACGGGCGTTTGCGGGAGTTGTTCGAGCGGGCGAACAGGGAAGGGCGGGTGCTGGTGCTCGACCAGGAGTTCGCGGCCAGATTTTTCAATTCGCACACTGATCAGGACTTTTTCTTCTACGTCTTCTTCGGTCGCCCCTTGAGCGAGACCGAGCAGGGCCTTTTGCACATTCTGGGCGGGAACATCGCCGTGGCCCTCAGCAACCTCTTTCTGACCGAGGAAATCGTGGCCACGCAGCGCGAGGTTGTGCTCACCCTCGGCGAGGTGGTCGAGACCCGTTCCAAGGAAACGGCCCATCACGTCAAACGCGTGGCCGAATATTCCTACGTGCTGGCCGTCAAGGCCGGACTCTCGGACGAGCGGGCGCGTCTTCTGCGCATGGCCTCGCCCATGCATGACGTAGGCAAGATCGGCATTCCCGACTCCATTCTCTTCAAACCCGGCAAGCTCACCGACGATGAGTTCTCCATCATCAAGACGCACACGGTCATCGGCCATTCCATCCTCAAAGGTTCGCCGCGCCGCATCATGCGCACCGCCGCCACCATCGCCCTGCAGCACCACGAACACTGGGACGGCGGCGGCTACCCCCCACGGGTTGGTCGAGGACGAGACGCATATTTTCGGACGCATCACGGCCCTGGCCGATGTTTTTGA
- a CDS encoding response regulator — MTDHELRDDIVFAAEDDLGSSPRERKAWKLLIVDDEEDVHSITRMVLEGFEFEGARLEFLSAFSADEGRQALIENPDIAVMLLDVVMETPHAGLDLARQVREELGNALVRIILRTGQPGQAPERQVIINYDINDYKSKAELTAQKLFTAVTTGIRSYRDLRAIDSSRQGLEDIIAASVDLFQADSLELFARGVLTQMTSLLHLEDSSMYLGDASGFAARDRLDDFVIIAGTGDFLSLESRLASEVLDAQEMDLIRRAASTDQCFFSQTSYAGCFGMTSGARHVLFLRVLRELTPLEQDLVQIFAANVTVAFENLQLNQEIAQTHREVIFTLGEVVENRALAGGMHVHRVAEMAWLLGRHAGLPADDCDLLRLAMPMHDVGKVAIPDSVLLKAGPLDEVERRIIEQHPRLGFDILNRSGNHIMQTAARIALEHQEAWDGSGYPKGLAGEDIHIFSRIARVVDVLDSLLSARVYKDAWTVTDALAHLHDQRGRMFDPVLIDTLLAHKDEFLALREDIIQQSRDIKMPLSEKKP, encoded by the coding sequence ATGACCGATCACGAGCTGCGCGACGACATCGTGTTTGCCGCCGAGGACGACCTGGGCTCGTCCCCACGGGAACGCAAGGCCTGGAAACTTCTGATCGTGGATGACGAAGAGGATGTGCACAGCATCACGCGCATGGTCCTGGAGGGATTCGAGTTCGAGGGCGCACGACTCGAATTCCTGAGCGCGTTCAGTGCGGATGAAGGCAGGCAGGCCCTGATCGAGAACCCCGATATCGCGGTCATGCTTCTCGACGTGGTCATGGAGACGCCTCATGCGGGTCTCGATCTGGCCCGGCAGGTGCGCGAGGAGCTGGGCAATGCGCTGGTGCGCATCATTCTGCGCACGGGTCAGCCGGGCCAGGCTCCGGAACGCCAGGTCATCATCAACTACGACATCAACGACTACAAGAGCAAAGCCGAACTCACGGCACAGAAACTTTTTACCGCCGTGACCACCGGCATCCGCTCCTACCGCGACCTGAGGGCCATCGACTCCAGCCGTCAGGGGCTCGAAGACATCATCGCCGCCTCGGTCGACCTGTTTCAGGCCGACAGCCTGGAGCTTTTCGCGCGCGGGGTGCTGACCCAAATGACCTCGCTTCTGCATCTGGAAGACAGCTCCATGTATCTGGGCGATGCCTCGGGATTTGCGGCCCGTGACAGGCTCGATGATTTTGTCATCATCGCGGGCACCGGAGATTTTTTGAGCCTTGAGTCCCGTCTGGCGAGCGAAGTGCTCGATGCGCAGGAAATGGACCTGATCCGCAGGGCCGCAAGCACGGACCAGTGCTTTTTCAGCCAGACCAGCTACGCGGGCTGCTTCGGCATGACCAGCGGCGCAAGGCACGTGCTTTTTCTGCGCGTGCTGCGGGAACTTACTCCTCTGGAACAGGATCTGGTACAGATCTTCGCGGCCAACGTGACTGTGGCTTTCGAGAACCTGCAATTGAATCAGGAGATCGCCCAGACCCACCGGGAGGTCATTTTCACTCTTGGCGAGGTTGTGGAAAATCGCGCTCTGGCTGGCGGCATGCACGTGCATCGGGTGGCTGAGATGGCCTGGTTGCTGGGGCGTCATGCGGGGTTGCCCGCAGATGACTGCGATCTTTTGCGCCTAGCCATGCCCATGCATGACGTGGGCAAGGTGGCCATCCCCGACAGCGTGCTTCTCAAGGCCGGCCCCCTGGACGAGGTCGAACGCAGGATCATCGAACAGCACCCGCGCCTGGGCTTCGACATCCTGAACCGATCGGGCAACCACATCATGCAGACAGCGGCGCGCATCGCTCTCGAACACCAGGAGGCCTGGGACGGCAGCGGCTACCCAAAGGGCCTGGCGGGGGAGGACATCCACATTTTCAGCCGCATCGCGCGAGTGGTCGATGTCCTGGACAGTTTGCTCAGCGCGCGCGTCTATAAAGACGCCTGGACAGTGACAGACGCCCTGGCGCACCTGCACGATCAGCGCGGGCGCATGTTCGATCCGGTTCTGATCGATACGCTGCTTGCGCACAAGGACGAGTTTCTGGCCCTGCGGGAGGATATTATCCAGCAGAGTCGGGATATTAAAATGCCCTTGTCTGAAAAAAAACCTTGA
- a CDS encoding helix-turn-helix domain-containing protein: MPDRAYFEQHGLGVSEVARRLGVSVSNVSRWFTSGHVPVGRREDLLRLAVELACRNEPKLPAKKEVRNEFSDL, from the coding sequence ATGCCTGACCGAGCCTATTTTGAGCAGCACGGGTTAGGCGTCTCCGAGGTGGCCCGCCGCCTCGGAGTCTCCGTATCCAATGTCAGCCGGTGGTTCACCTCTGGCCACGTTCCGGTCGGCCGACGCGAGGATCTGCTTCGACTGGCCGTGGAATTGGCCTGCAGGAACGAGCCTAAACTGCCTGCCAAGAAGGAGGTCAGAAATGAATTCTCAGACCTCTAA